Proteins from one Bacteroidia bacterium genomic window:
- the rpsA gene encoding 30S ribosomal protein S1, translated as MKLEKKHDDLSNFNWNATGKKDDTYSVEERAKLEDLYSNTLSTISENEVIEGTVVAMNKREVVVNIGYKSEGVISLNEFRYNPDLKPGEKVEVLVETQEDTNGQLLLSHKKARSVKSWDRVNKALEDAEIIKGFIKCRTKGGMIVDVFGIEAFLPGSQIDVKPIRDYDVFVGKTMEFRVVKINQEFKNVVVSHKALIEAELEQQKKDIISKLEKGQVLEGTVKNITSYGVFIDLGGVDGLIHITDLSWGRISHPEEIVQLDSKINVVILDFDDEKKRIALGLKQLTPHPWESLDANLKIGDKVTGKVVVMADYGAFVEIATGVEGLIHVSEMSWSQHLRSAQDFLKVGDDVEATILTLDREERKMSLGIKQLKADPWADIESRYAVKSKHTATVRNFTNFGVFVELEEGIDGLIHISDLSWTKKIKHPAEFCSIGDTIEITVLEIDKENRRLSLGHKQLEENPWEVFETIFTSESVHEGTIISINDKGATIALPYGVEGFATPKHLVKADGTMAVVEEKLEFKVIDFSKEAKKIILSHTRVYEDNEKAEVVAKKKTKKAPKAEAAPKVEKTTLGDVTGLAALKDQMEISEKDAKNKEKNNE; from the coding sequence ATTAAGCTCGAAAAAAAGCACGATGATTTATCAAATTTCAATTGGAATGCAACAGGTAAAAAGGATGATACCTATTCTGTTGAAGAACGTGCAAAATTAGAAGACTTATACTCAAACACACTTTCAACAATTTCTGAAAATGAAGTAATTGAAGGTACAGTTGTAGCAATGAACAAACGCGAAGTTGTTGTTAACATTGGATACAAATCTGAAGGTGTTATTAGCTTAAACGAATTCCGTTATAATCCTGATTTAAAACCAGGCGAAAAAGTTGAAGTATTAGTCGAAACTCAAGAAGATACAAACGGACAATTATTACTTTCACATAAAAAAGCCCGTTCAGTAAAATCATGGGATAGAGTTAACAAAGCTCTTGAAGATGCTGAAATTATTAAAGGGTTTATTAAATGTCGTACAAAAGGCGGTATGATTGTAGATGTTTTTGGAATTGAAGCATTCTTACCAGGTTCACAAATCGACGTTAAACCAATTCGTGATTACGATGTATTCGTTGGTAAAACAATGGAATTCAGAGTAGTAAAAATCAATCAGGAATTTAAAAATGTTGTAGTATCTCATAAAGCTTTAATTGAAGCTGAATTAGAACAACAGAAAAAAGATATTATCTCTAAACTAGAAAAAGGTCAGGTACTTGAAGGTACAGTTAAAAACATTACATCATATGGTGTATTTATCGATCTTGGTGGAGTTGACGGATTAATTCATATTACTGACCTAAGCTGGGGACGTATTTCTCACCCAGAAGAAATTGTACAATTAGATTCAAAAATCAATGTTGTTATTCTTGATTTTGATGACGAGAAAAAACGCATTGCTTTAGGTTTAAAACAACTTACTCCTCATCCATGGGAATCTTTAGATGCTAACTTAAAAATTGGCGATAAAGTAACCGGTAAAGTAGTAGTAATGGCTGATTATGGTGCTTTTGTTGAAATAGCTACTGGCGTTGAAGGTTTAATTCACGTATCAGAAATGTCATGGTCACAACATTTAAGATCTGCACAAGATTTCTTAAAAGTTGGTGATGATGTAGAAGCTACAATATTAACACTTGATCGCGAAGAGCGCAAAATGTCACTTGGAATTAAGCAATTAAAAGCTGATCCATGGGCTGACATCGAATCAAGATATGCAGTTAAGAGCAAACATACTGCTACAGTTCGTAACTTCACAAACTTTGGTGTTTTTGTTGAATTAGAAGAAGGTATTGATGGACTTATCCATATTTCAGATTTATCATGGACTAAGAAAATTAAACACCCAGCAGAATTCTGTTCAATTGGTGACACTATTGAAATAACTGTATTAGAAATTGATAAAGAAAACCGTAGATTAAGTTTAGGTCATAAACAACTTGAAGAAAATCCATGGGAAGTATTTGAAACAATTTTCACTTCAGAATCAGTTCACGAAGGAACAATTATTTCAATAAATGATAAAGGTGCTACAATAGCTTTACCATACGGTGTTGAGGGTTTTGCAACTCCAAAACATTTAGTGAAAGCTGACGGTACAATGGCAGTAGTTGAAGAAAAACTCGAGTTTAAAGTAATTGACTTTTCAAAAGAAGCAAAAAAGATTATTTTATCTCATACAAGAGTATATGAAGACAACGAAAAAGCAGAAGTTGTAGCTAAAAAGAAAACTAAAAAAGCTCCAAAAGCTGAAGCAGCTCCTAAAGTAGAAAAGACTACACTTGGCGACGTTACTGGTTTAGCAGCGTTAAAAGACCAAATGGAAATTTCTGAAAAGGATGCAAAAAATAAAGAAAAAAATAATGAATAA
- a CDS encoding STAS domain-containing protein: MEFSIEKKDNYTLVKVMVEKLDTHIAPALKSELVLVSGNGEKNIILDLSNCRYCDSSGLSAILVANRLCKNANGTFVLTGLQPAVERLITISQLDTVLNISYTLDKAVDLVGK, from the coding sequence ATGGAATTTAGCATAGAAAAGAAAGACAATTATACCTTAGTTAAGGTAATGGTTGAGAAGCTGGATACACATATTGCTCCCGCTCTTAAATCAGAATTAGTTTTGGTTTCAGGCAATGGTGAGAAAAATATTATCCTCGATCTTAGCAACTGTCGTTATTGCGACTCAAGTGGATTAAGTGCAATTCTTGTTGCGAACAGACTTTGCAAAAATGCGAATGGAACTTTCGTTCTTACAGGTTTACAACCTGCTGTAGAAAGATTAATAACCATTTCGCAATTAGATACTGTTCTAAACATTTCTTATACACTTGATAAAGCAGTTGACTTAGTTGGCAAGTAA
- a CDS encoding ribonuclease Z translates to MAITLTILGSSSALPTSDRYTSAHVLNVHEHLFLIDCGEGTQMRFRQLKLHFNKLDRIFISHLHGDHFFGIFGLLSTLQLLGRKNELHIYSFSGLEELIKGTQFGEEFTFPIIFHNLQNNKKEVIYSDKKIEVTAFPLNHRIPTCGFVFREKPKLLKILKEKIQEFNIPVSKINDIKNGNDFVTEEGKVIPNKELTLNTDNPRTYAYCSDTIYSPEIIPYINGVNLLYHEATFLENLLERANTTFHSTASQAAEIAKAAKVEKLIIGHYSVRYKELDGFLTESREVFPETYLANDGLQFEV, encoded by the coding sequence GTGGCAATTACTTTAACGATACTGGGCAGTAGCTCGGCTCTGCCTACGTCGGATAGATATACCAGTGCTCATGTACTTAATGTACATGAGCATTTGTTTTTAATTGACTGTGGTGAAGGCACTCAGATGAGATTCCGACAATTAAAATTACATTTTAATAAACTTGATAGAATTTTTATCAGCCACCTACACGGCGATCATTTTTTTGGAATTTTTGGTCTCCTCTCCACCCTTCAACTTTTGGGAAGAAAAAATGAATTACACATATATTCCTTTTCAGGTCTTGAAGAATTAATAAAAGGAACTCAGTTTGGAGAAGAATTTACATTTCCAATAATTTTTCATAATCTTCAGAATAATAAAAAAGAAGTTATATACAGTGATAAAAAAATTGAAGTAACTGCATTTCCTTTAAATCATAGAATACCTACATGCGGATTTGTATTTCGCGAAAAACCAAAATTATTAAAAATATTAAAAGAAAAAATTCAGGAATTCAACATTCCTGTCTCTAAAATTAATGATATAAAAAATGGCAATGATTTTGTCACTGAGGAAGGTAAAGTAATACCAAACAAAGAATTAACTTTAAATACAGATAACCCAAGAACATATGCATATTGTTCCGACACAATTTATTCCCCTGAAATTATACCATATATTAATGGTGTAAATTTACTTTATCACGAAGCTACTTTTTTGGAAAATTTATTAGAACGAGCAAACACAACCTTTCATTCAACTGCATCACAAGCTGCAGAAATTGCAAAAGCTGCAAAAGTTGAAAAATTAATTATTGGTCATTACTCAGTAAGATATAAAGAGCTTGATGGATTCCTCACCGAATCAAGAGAAGTTTTCCCTGAAACATATTTAGCTAATGACGGGCTTCAATTCGAAGTGTAG
- a CDS encoding peptidase C1: protein MMKKIVLLAITFFAIANIQAQDNKDKAVFKSYQPGYYQNVIMKDVRNVEENSAPPAQIKRFKIDLKDKELPNKIDLYKTQWHNAPISQGNAGTCWSFSTISYFESEVFRLTNQKVKLSEIYIAYWEYVEKAKEYVKTRGNSVFGEGSEANAVTRMFKLYGVIPYESYNGLNNCRKYHTHEKMKAEMDAFLNSVKASNAWNEEEVIATIKSIMNHYIGEPPTEVTVNGKKYTPKQYLSEVVKIVPDDYIDILSIMQEPFYNKVLYDVDDNWWRSKDYYNVPLDEFIATLRKCIESGYSVAIGGDVSESGFDSETQCAVVPSFDIPSSFINDEARQFRFSNKTTTDDHGIHLVGFVDFKGQRWYLIKDSGSGSRNNDPNAKEFGYYFFSEDFVKLKMMNFTVHKDAVKDLLKKFK from the coding sequence ATCATGAAAAAAATTGTTTTACTGGCAATTACATTTTTTGCAATTGCAAATATACAAGCTCAGGATAATAAAGATAAAGCCGTTTTTAAATCATATCAGCCCGGCTACTATCAAAATGTAATTATGAAAGATGTGAGAAATGTTGAGGAAAACTCAGCACCTCCTGCCCAAATTAAACGGTTCAAAATTGACTTAAAAGATAAAGAATTACCTAATAAAATTGACTTATATAAAACGCAATGGCATAATGCTCCAATTTCTCAGGGTAATGCAGGTACATGCTGGTCTTTTTCTACAATCTCATATTTTGAATCAGAAGTTTTTCGCTTAACAAATCAAAAAGTTAAACTAAGCGAAATTTATATTGCTTATTGGGAATATGTTGAAAAGGCTAAAGAATATGTAAAAACACGTGGAAACTCTGTTTTTGGAGAAGGTAGTGAAGCAAATGCTGTAACAAGAATGTTTAAATTATATGGAGTTATTCCATATGAATCCTATAACGGTCTTAACAATTGCAGAAAGTACCATACACATGAAAAAATGAAAGCAGAAATGGATGCTTTTCTTAATTCTGTAAAAGCTTCAAATGCATGGAACGAAGAAGAAGTAATTGCAACTATAAAATCTATAATGAACCATTATATTGGAGAACCACCAACAGAAGTAACTGTAAACGGAAAAAAATATACTCCGAAACAATATTTATCTGAAGTGGTAAAAATTGTTCCTGATGATTATATTGATATTCTTTCAATAATGCAGGAACCATTTTATAATAAAGTGCTTTATGATGTTGATGACAACTGGTGGAGAAGTAAAGATTATTATAACGTTCCTCTGGACGAATTTATAGCAACATTGCGTAAATGTATAGAAAGTGGCTATTCCGTTGCAATTGGAGGCGATGTTTCTGAATCTGGATTTGATTCTGAAACTCAGTGTGCAGTTGTTCCATCTTTTGATATTCCTTCTAGCTTTATAAATGATGAAGCAAGACAATTCCGTTTTTCAAATAAAACCACAACTGATGATCATGGAATACATTTAGTAGGATTTGTTGATTTTAAGGGTCAAAGATGGTATTTAATAAAGGACTCAGGCTCAGGATCACGTAATAATGACCCTAATGCTAAAGAGTTTGGTTATTACTTTTTTAGCGAGGACTTTGTAAAATTAAAAATGATGAATTTTACAGTTCATAAAGATGCAGTAAAAGATCTTCTTAAAAAGTTTAAATAA